One segment of Rosa chinensis cultivar Old Blush chromosome 6, RchiOBHm-V2, whole genome shotgun sequence DNA contains the following:
- the LOC112172961 gene encoding pentatricopeptide repeat-containing protein At5g39710, with protein MPIPRPQIPIQSSFRFSPSDALLADKAITYLKRHPHNLNSLSSHFTPEAASCLLLKSQFDQTLTLKFLSWARNHHHHRFFTFQSKCLALHILTRFKLYKSAQALAEDVAVNTVDDRGNLVFQCLTDSLQVCNSSSAVFDLVVKSYSHLNFVDKAINIVNLAKAHGFMPGVLSYNAILDAVIRSRRSAHFAEEVFSEMIRNGVSPNVYTYNILIRGFSAAGNLEMVLYFWSEMERNGCLPNVVTYNTLMDAYCKLKRMDDAFGLLRSMALKGLEPNLISYNVVINGLCREGRMNETGQILEEMKRKGFVPDEVTNNTLISGYCKEGNFHQALVLQEEMRRNGLSPNVVTYTALINAMCKAKNLNRAMEFFEQMRVRGLRPNERTYTTLIDGFAQQGFLNEAYGLLNEMVGGGFSPSVVTYNALINGYCLLGRMEEAMGIVQDMVGKGLSPDVVSYSTIITGFCRHQELESAFQMKMEMVEKGISPDAVTYSSLIQGVCQQGRLVDACDLFQEMISMGLHPDEFTYTTLINAYCKEGDLNKALQLNDEMIKKGFLPDVVTYSVLINGLNKQARTREAKKLLLKLFYDNSVPDDVTYNTLIESCTNVEFKSVVALVKGFCMKGLMKEADQVFETVIKRKYKPNGAVYDVIIHGHCREGNVQGALNLYKEMLLSGFLPHTLTVIALIKELFTEGMNNELSQVIENTLRSCELTDAELAKLLVETNHKEGNMDAVFNVLGEMAKDGLLPNSGASACAGGVNIVLLKREKNDIKHSS; from the coding sequence ATGCCCATCCCAAGACCCCAAATTCCAATCCAGTCCTCCTTCCGCTTCTCTCCCTCCGACGCCCTCCTCGCCGACAAAGCAATCACCTACCTCAAGCGCCACCCCCACAAcctcaactctctctcttcccatttcaCCCCTGAAGCCGCCTCCTGCTTACTCCTCAAGTCCCAATTCgaccaaaccctaaccctaaagtTCCTCAGTTGGGCTcgcaaccaccaccaccaccgcttCTTCACCTTCCAGAGCAAGTGCCTCGCCCTCCACATCCTCACCCGCTTCAAGCTCTACAAGTCCGCCCAGGCCCTCGCCGAGGACGTCGCCGTCAACACCGTCGACGACAGGGGCAATTTGGTCTTTCAGTGCCTCACGGACTCGCTGCAGGTCTGCAATTCCAGCTCGGCGGTTTTCGACTTGGTGGTGAAGTCTTACTCTCATTTGAATTTCGTTGATAAAGCTATTAACATTGTTAACTTAGCTAAAGCTCATGGATTTATGCCCGGTGTGCTTTCGTATAATGCGATTTTAGATGCTGTGATTAGGTCTAGAAGGTCTGCTCACTTTGCTGAGGAGGTTTTTAGTGAGATGATTAGGAATGGGGTTTCGCCGAATGTGTATACATATAACATTTTAATTAGGGGTTTCAGTGCGGCGGGGAATTTGGAAATGGTGTTGTACTTTTGGAGTGAAATGGAGAGGAATGGGTGTCTGCCGAATGTGGTTACGTATAATACGTTGATGGATGCTTATTGTAAGTTGAAGAGGATGGATGACGCGTTCGGATTGTTGAGATCGATGGCATTGAAGGGTTTGGAGCCTAATTTGATTTCGTATAATGTGGTGATTAATGGGTTGTGTCGAGAAGGGAGGATGAATGAGACTGGTCAGATTCTTGAGGAGATGAAAAGGAAGGGTTTTGTTCCTGACGAGGTGACGAATAATACACTCATTAGTGGGTATTGCAAGGAAGGTAATTTTCACCAAGCACTTGTGTTGCAAGAGGAGATGCGGAGGAATGGCTTGTCTCCGAATGTTGTCACTTATACAGCATTGATCAATGCCATGTGTAAGGCTAAGAATTTGAATCGAGCAATGGAGTTTTTTGAGCAGATGCGTGTTAGAGGACTTCGTCCAAATGAGAGGACGTATACGACATTGATAGATGGCTTCGCCCAACAAGGGTTCTTAAATGAAGCTTACGGTCTTCTGAATGAAATGGTTGGGGGTGGATTTTCTCCTTCAGTTGTGACTTACAATGCCCTTATCAATGGATACTGCTTATTAGGCAGGATGGAAGAGGCAATGGGAATTGTACAAGATATGGTAGGGAAAGGGTTATCCCCTGATGTAGTAAGTTATAGTACTATTATCACTGGGTTTTGTCGGCATCAAGAACTGGAGAGTgcattccaaatgaagatgGAGATGGTGGAGAAGGGTATATCACCCGATGCTGTTACCTATTCATCACTAATTCAAGGTGTCTGTCAGCAAGGGAGACTAGTTGACGCTTGTGATCTCTTCCAAGAAATGATAAGTATGGGTTTGCATCCTGATGAATTCACATACACAACCTTGATCAATGCTTACTGCAAGGAAGGGGATTTGAATAAGGCTCTTCAGTTGAATGATGAAATGATAAAGAAAGGTTTCCTACCTGATGTTGTGACCTACAGTGTGCTTATCAATGGACTTAACAAACAAGCTAGGACAAGAGAAGCAAAGAAGCTTCTACTCAAGTTGTTCTATGATAACTCTGTCCCAGATGATGTCACATACAATACTCTAATAGAGAGCTGCACGAATGTTGAATTTAAGAGTGTGGTAGCCCTTGTAAAGGGATTCTGCATGAAGGGTTTGATGAAAGAAGCAGATCAGGTTTTTGAAACAGTGATCAAGAGGAAATACAAACCTAATGGAGCAGTTTATGACGTTATCATACATGGTCATTGTAGGGAAGGAAATGTTCAGGGGGCATTGAATCTGTACAAGGAAATGTTGCTTTCTGGTTTTCTTCCTCATACTCTAACTGTTATTGCGCTGATTAAAGAACTTTTCACTGAGGGAATGAACAATGAACTGAGTCAAGTCATAGAGAACACTCTGAGGAGCTGTGAGCTTACTGATGCTGAGCTTGCAAAGCTACTTGTTGAAACAAATCATAAAGAAGGAAATATGGATGCAGTTTTTAATGTCCTTGGTGAAATGGCCAAGGATGGTCTGCTTCCAAATAGTGGAGCAAGCGCTTGTGCAGGGGGGGTAAATATTGTCTtattaaaaagagaaaaaaatgataTCAAGCATTCAAGCTGA